In Sinorhizobium numidicum, the following proteins share a genomic window:
- a CDS encoding FAD-containing oxidoreductase, with protein MSKHFDAIIIGAGQAGPSLAGRLTAAGKSVALVERKLFGGTCVNTGCMPTKAMVASAYAIHTARRGAEYGMAVGAVSVDFARVMARKEKVRLDARSGVESWLKGMKNCTVFEAHARFESPTEIRIGEELISGEQIFLNTGARAAVPDFSGVDEVSYFTNSSIMDLTELPEHLVIIGGSYIGLEFAQMFRRFGSKITVIEKGPRLIAREDPDVSDTIRAILEEEGIHVRLNAECIRFAKHEDGIAAGVDCTSGPPEVIGSHVLLATGRRPNTDDLGLDKAGVKTDARGYIEVDDFLRTNVPHIFAMGECNGHGAFTHTAYNDFEIVAADLLDNDTRRVTDRILAYALYIDPPLGRAGMTETEARKSGRKLLIGTRPMTRVGRAVEKGETQGFMKVIVDADTKEILGASILGTGGDEAIQSILDVMYAKRPYTTITRAVHIHPTVSELIPTVFGDLSPAT; from the coding sequence ATCATCATTGGCGCCGGCCAGGCCGGACCATCCCTCGCCGGGCGGCTTACGGCTGCCGGCAAATCCGTCGCCCTCGTAGAGCGCAAACTCTTCGGCGGCACCTGCGTCAATACCGGCTGCATGCCGACCAAGGCGATGGTCGCGAGCGCCTATGCGATCCATACCGCCCGCCGTGGCGCCGAATACGGCATGGCGGTCGGTGCCGTCTCCGTCGATTTCGCTCGGGTCATGGCGCGGAAGGAGAAGGTCCGCCTCGATGCCCGTTCCGGCGTCGAGAGCTGGCTCAAGGGGATGAAGAACTGCACTGTCTTCGAAGCCCACGCCCGCTTCGAAAGCCCGACCGAAATCCGCATAGGCGAGGAACTGATTTCCGGAGAGCAGATCTTTCTCAACACCGGTGCACGTGCGGCGGTGCCAGATTTTTCGGGTGTGGACGAGGTTTCCTATTTCACCAATAGCTCGATAATGGATCTCACAGAGCTTCCGGAACATCTCGTAATCATCGGCGGCAGCTATATAGGGCTCGAATTCGCTCAGATGTTCCGGCGCTTCGGCTCCAAAATAACTGTAATCGAAAAGGGTCCGCGACTGATCGCGCGGGAAGACCCGGACGTCTCCGACACCATTCGTGCGATTCTCGAAGAGGAAGGCATCCATGTCCGGCTGAATGCGGAATGCATTCGCTTCGCCAAGCATGAAGATGGGATTGCTGCCGGCGTCGATTGCACCTCAGGGCCACCGGAGGTCATCGGCTCTCATGTGCTGCTCGCCACCGGCCGCCGTCCCAACACGGACGACCTCGGGCTCGACAAGGCTGGCGTGAAAACCGATGCTCGCGGCTATATAGAGGTCGACGATTTCCTCCGCACGAACGTGCCGCATATTTTCGCGATGGGCGAGTGCAACGGCCACGGCGCCTTTACGCACACCGCGTATAATGATTTCGAGATCGTTGCCGCGGACCTGCTCGACAACGATACGCGCCGGGTCACCGACCGAATCCTGGCCTATGCGCTTTATATCGACCCGCCGCTCGGTCGCGCAGGAATGACCGAGACCGAGGCCCGCAAGAGCGGCCGCAAGCTGCTGATCGGCACCCGGCCTATGACGCGGGTCGGCCGCGCCGTCGAGAAGGGCGAGACACAAGGCTTCATGAAGGTGATCGTCGATGCCGATACCAAGGAAATCTTGGGCGCCTCGATCCTCGGCACGGGGGGCGACGAGGCGATCCAGAGCATCCTCGACGTCATGTATGCA